Proteins encoded in a region of the Zea mays cultivar B73 chromosome 4, Zm-B73-REFERENCE-NAM-5.0, whole genome shotgun sequence genome:
- the LOC100193149 gene encoding putative protein kinase superfamily protein isoform X1: MERILRCFNLGPTGSEDDDISFTLTVETFSFEELSAATDNFSSTLRIGSGGQATVYEGHIPHIGQVAVKRLRTNDFPSKQRAFLMEVYVLNSTNHPHIVKLLGCCSEGTERLLVYEYVKGGTLRHRLKELNWYTRMRIARDTATVLEKLHLQSDPPIIHRDFKSDNILLSTNLSPKVSDFGIAKIAPAGDELTAATSETLGTYGYASPGIFRPLNATVMTDIYSFGVVLLEIITGKPAIDHSKEGDEHYLVHWRQVFFGADYVIKEQVLE; this comes from the exons ATGGAGAGGATACTCAGATGCTTCAATCTAG GGCCAACAGGATCCGAAGATGATGATATAAGTTTCACACTGACCGTGGAAACGTTTAGCTTCGAAGAGCTCTCTGCTGCAACTGATAATTTCAGTAGCACCCTCAGGATAGGCTCTGGGGGGCAAGCCACAGTCTATGAAGGCCACATACCCCACATTGGACAG GTTGCTGTCAAGCGGTTGAGAACCAATGATTTTCCCTCTAAGCAAAGGGCATTTCTTATGGAGGTCTATGTGCTCAATTCAACTAACCACCCTCACATTGTGAAACTACTCGGTTGCTGTTCTGAGGGAACAGAACGACTTCTTGTGTATGAATATGTAAAGGGGGGGACATTGCGTCATCGATTGAAAG AGTTGAACTGGTATACGAGAATGAGAATTGCACGTGACACAGCTACAGTTCTGGAGAAACTCCATCTCCAATCCGATCCACCAATCATCCACAGGGACTTTAAATCAGACAACATTTTATTAAGCACAAACCTTAGTCCAAAGGTTTCTGATTTCGGGATAGCTAAAATTGCCCCAGCTGGGGATGAGCTTACTGCAGCAACATCAGAAACGTTGGGAACGTATGGATATGCTTCACCAGGGATTTTTCGTCCATTAAATGCGACAGTCATGACAGATATCTACAGTTTTGGGGTTGTGCTCTTGGAGATCATTACTGGAAAGCCTGCCATTGATCATAGTAAAGAAGGAGATGAACATTATCTAGTTCACTGG AGACAAGTTTTTTTTGGAGCTGATTATGTTATTAAAGAGCAAGTTTTGGAGTAG
- the LOC100193149 gene encoding putative protein kinase superfamily protein — MERILRCFNLGPTGSEDDDISFTLTVETFSFEELSAATDNFSSTLRIGSGGQATVYEGHIPHIGQVAVKRLRTNDFPSKQRAFLMEVYVLNSTNHPHIVKLLGCCSEGTERLLVYEYVKGGTLRHRLKELNWYTRMRIARDTATVLEKLHLQSDPPIIHRDFKSDNILLSTNLSPKVSDFGIAKIAPAGDELTAATSETLGTYGYASPGIFRPLNATVMTDIYSFGVVLLEIITGKPAIDHSKEGDEHYLVHWAASKSKDGNFEEVLDPRLRGSVSRMVLSEALAVVDRCTGTEPVGRPRIREIIRALRHVVSISQDDTPGASSSAAS, encoded by the exons ATGGAGAGGATACTCAGATGCTTCAATCTAG GGCCAACAGGATCCGAAGATGATGATATAAGTTTCACACTGACCGTGGAAACGTTTAGCTTCGAAGAGCTCTCTGCTGCAACTGATAATTTCAGTAGCACCCTCAGGATAGGCTCTGGGGGGCAAGCCACAGTCTATGAAGGCCACATACCCCACATTGGACAG GTTGCTGTCAAGCGGTTGAGAACCAATGATTTTCCCTCTAAGCAAAGGGCATTTCTTATGGAGGTCTATGTGCTCAATTCAACTAACCACCCTCACATTGTGAAACTACTCGGTTGCTGTTCTGAGGGAACAGAACGACTTCTTGTGTATGAATATGTAAAGGGGGGGACATTGCGTCATCGATTGAAAG AGTTGAACTGGTATACGAGAATGAGAATTGCACGTGACACAGCTACAGTTCTGGAGAAACTCCATCTCCAATCCGATCCACCAATCATCCACAGGGACTTTAAATCAGACAACATTTTATTAAGCACAAACCTTAGTCCAAAGGTTTCTGATTTCGGGATAGCTAAAATTGCCCCAGCTGGGGATGAGCTTACTGCAGCAACATCAGAAACGTTGGGAACGTATGGATATGCTTCACCAGGGATTTTTCGTCCATTAAATGCGACAGTCATGACAGATATCTACAGTTTTGGGGTTGTGCTCTTGGAGATCATTACTGGAAAGCCTGCCATTGATCATAGTAAAGAAGGAGATGAACATTATCTAGTTCACTGG GCCGCAAGCAAGTCGAAAGATGGGAACTTTGAGGAAGTACTTGATCCAAGGTTACGTGGCTCTGTATCCAGAATGGTGCTCAGCGAGGCTCTTGCTGTGGTGGATAGGTGCACTGGGACAGAACCTGTTGGCCGGCCTCGGATTAGagaaatcattagagcccttcgccATGTGGTGTCCATATCTCAGGATGATACTCCGGGTGCGTCATCGTCAGCAGCGAGCTAG